A window of Mucilaginibacter robiniae genomic DNA:
ATCCAGGATTATGCCATCAAAGGCATAATCATGCATAATAAAATCAGGATTTTGAGTAAGATCCAGAATCTTCTTTTGATAACGGTTTAAGCCTGCCTGTCGGAACCGTTCATCCAGGTTGGCCAGTATAGATTCCCGGATGTCGGATACTACCAGCTTCAAATCGGGTTGTAGCTCGTGTAATAACAATGATTTGCCACCCGAAGCTGCGCAGGCATCCCACCAGCTTTCCCACTGCTGGGGCTTAAAATACTGTGCTGTTTGCTGTGAAGAATAATCCTGCACCTCGTAGCTGTGCTGATTGGGTAATAAGCTTTCCAGTTTAGTACCGTTAGGTAAACAGAGGCAGTTATTGCCTTCATCTTTAAAAGGCACTTTAGCTTGGTTTAGTTGAGCTTTTACCAGTTGTTCCTGCCCTTTGCGCACACGTATGAATAAGTCGGGTTGTACAAAGAAAGACTTTAAGAAAGTATCCTGATCAATACCTGTTGAAAGCTGATCCAGCCACGGGAAAACGTCGGCTAACTCAAAAGCAGGATAGGCTCCTTTAACCATTGCCAACTTATCATTCAGATCAAAGCCTATACAGGCAGCCCATTCCGGTTTAAAGTGCTGCAAAAAGGAGTTTACCTGCGTGCTGCACAAAAACTCAGCAACAATGAGCCGTTCCTCATCAGGTATTTCTAATAAGGCTTTACCCAGCCTGAAATAATTATAAATCAAGCGGCTGGCTACCTTCCGGTCGGTAGAACCCATTTGCTTATTCTGGCGGTAAAAGCCAGGTAAAAACTTACTCAAGGGCGTATTGGCCGGATACTCCTGTAATATGCGTTGAAAAGTTTTAAGCTGGTTAAGGGCTTTCATTCTACCTGTTTTAACTCGAAGTTAACATATTTCAGCAAGTTTACATGGGTGTTTACCCAGCCTTGTCCTGGTTTTTTCACAAAGTGGAAGTTGTTGTGCAACGCTTTGTAATCGTGCCGGTCCAGTCGTGAAAGTTCATTCGTCTCCTGTGCCAGTAGTTCGCCAAAATATAAGCCTTCGTCAAAACCTTTATAGGCATAAGCGGTAGGTTCGCTGTTGAAGTTTTTACGATAAGCTTTAATAAAGTTTACGGTAGCTGAACTATGGTAATTTACCCGGTCGGCCACTGTAATGTGTGCTTTTATACGCTGTAATACCTCTGCACGTAAAAAGGTAAACTTTTCCCAATTAGGATGGCCGAATACACTAACCGGATAATGTTTAGACAAGGTATCTAACGAGCGTAAGGTAACCACTAGGAAACCCTGATTTACGGCCGGTACAATAAAAATATTATCATTAGCTTTATCCAGCTGCGGTACCAATGCACTTAAATTGCCGCGGGTTACGTTAAAGCTAACCACTTTAATTTTGTACCTGCTCAGGCTATCTAAGCTATGCTGAAAAGGTACGGTGTACTTGTTATCTTCACTAAAACCGGACTTTAAGATAAATACCTTTTTAGGTCGAACGCGATTGCTGATGTATTGTGCTGTATGTGCCGCATGGTATTCTAGCGGTGGCGTAATAGTAACCAGATTAGGATTATTGAACTCGGCAGGCGAAGTGGGGGCCAAGGGCGATACAATAGTTTTACGTATAGCTAATGGATTGCCCTCAAATGCTTTAATGCTTTCAGGAAATACCGGACCTACAATCAGGTTGCTGTTGCGTATAGCCGGATTTACTGATAAGCTATGCGCAGCTGCCGGATTGTCTTTAGTGTCAAACACCTGTAAACGATAATTGTAGCCCTGGCTGGTCAATGAATCTAGCGCCAAACGAAAACCTTGATAATAATCAATGGCGATATTGGCCTCGCGTAGTTCTGCCTTACTGTAGCCACGTGCCGAATTTAGCTTGTCCAAGTCAAAGGGCATGAGTAGAGCAATGCTTGATGTTTTACCATTAGCAGGCTTAGGAGCAGGCTTATTGGCTGTAGTTGGAACATCAGGCTGCTTTTGGGTTGGAGCTGGTGGTACAGTATGAGGTTGCGGCATTGGCCTGTTGGTGCCAACCGAACGTACTTTGGGTGAGCAGGCGCCTACTACCGTAAGCGCCAGCAGCCACAACAACTTTTTACTCCCACTCAATGGTAGCCGGTGGTTTGGAGCTGATGTCATATACAACCCGGTTAATGCCTTTAACGTTGTTGATAATTTCATTCGATATTTTAGCCAGCAGCTCATAAGGTAGGTGGCACCAGTCGGCAGTCATGCCATCCAGGGACTCTACAGCGCGTAGGCAAACTACGTTTTCGTATGTACGTTCGTCACCCATCACACCTACCGATTGTACCGGCAAATAAATGGCGCCGGCCTGCCAAACTTTATCGTAAACACCGCCTTGCCGCAAATTGTTGATGTAAATAGCATCAGCCTGTTGCAGAATAGCCACCTTTTCTGGCGTAACCTCACCTAAAATCCTGATAGCTAAGCCAGGACCAGGGAAAGGATGGCGACCTAAAATATTATCGTCAATGCCTAAGGTTCTACCTACACGGCGTACTTCATCTTTAAATAAAGTATTTAGCGGCTCTACCACTTTCAGCTTCATAAAATCAGGCAAGCCGCCTACATTATGGTGCGATTTGATGGTAGCCGACGGTCCTTTAACTGATACCGATTCAATCACATCAGGGTAAATAGTACCCTGGCCCAGCCATTTTACATCCTGAACTTCATGTGCAGCATCATCAAATACCTCAATAAATACGCGACCTATAGCTTTGCGTTTTTTCTCTGGGTCAGTTAAACCAGCCAGTGCATCATAAAAACGTTGTTTAGCATCAATGCCTCGTACATTAAGGCCCATGTGCTTGTAAGAGTCCAGTACGGATTCAAACTCATCTTTACGTAGTAAACCGTTATCTACAAAAATGCAGTATAGGTTTTTGCCAATAGCTTGATGCAGTAACACTGCAGCTACCGATGAATCTACACCACCTGAAAGACCCAATACTACTTTATCGTCGCCCAATTTTTCTTTCAGCCCAGCAATGGTAGTTTCAATAAATGATTCGGAAGTCCATTCCTGATGGCAGCCACAAATATCAACCAAGAAGTTTTGTAGCAACTGTTTGCCATCTAAACTGTGGGTTACCTCAGGGTGGAACTGTATGCCGTAAGTTTGTGAACCTTTAATTTGATAAGCGGCCACTTTTACCGTATCGGTGCTGGCAATAATTTCAAAATTATCAGTAATATTGGTAATCGTGTCCCCATGAGACATCCATACTTGTGATGAAGAAGGTACCTCTTTAAACAGCGGACTAGCTTCGTTAATGTATTGCAGGTTAGCCCGGCCATATTCGCGTGTGCTGGAAGGCTGTACTTCGCCACCGTTATGTTGGGCTAAGTACTGCGCACCGTAGCAAACACCTAAAATAGGCAGTTGCTTGTGGTAAGGCTTAAAATCAAACTGCGGTGCATCTTCCTGACGAACAGAGTAGGGGCTACCGGAAAGGATGATGCCTTTAACCGTGCTATCTACTTCAGGAAAATGATTATAGGGATGAATTTCGCAATAAATATTTAATTCTCTGACGCGGCGGGCTATAAGTTGAGTAAACTGTGAGCCGAAATCAAGAATAAGGATTTTTTCTGGCATGGGCAAAGATAGGATTTAGATACGAGATGTAGGATATGAGATTTGAGATTGCTGCGTTGAAGTAGTAAATTGCTTGCACAACTACTTATTATGTCGTTCAACTGGAAACATCAGATAATAACTATACTGCTCCTGCTGAGTGCTTGCGGCACTTTTGCACAATCGGCCGAAGGAGTTTATGATAAATACGTGGATTTTAACTTGGCCCGCTTTGAAGGTCGCACTAAAGATGCTTTTAAACTGGCTGCCGACATTAATGGCCATACCGAAGATTTACCTGACAAAAGCCGTATAGCTTTTTACAACAGTTTGGCTAAGTTATATGAGGATGACGACCAGTTTGACAAAGCTTTGCCTTTGTACGAGAAAGTGGCCGTTGCTGTACCTGACTATTATGTAGCACATCGCGCTTTAGGTTATTTGTATGTGCGCAAAGCAGATGTGGCTTTCGGTAATTTCCCGGCGTATAAACAGTGGGTAGAAAAAGCTTTGCCTCATTTAGAAAAGGCACAAGCCTGCGACCCCAGCGACGAAACGCTGATCCTAATTAAATCGCTTTACTTGAAAACTAAAAACACCACCCCTTTAACTACGCTAGATACCCGTTTAAAACAGTTAAGTAAAAGTTGTTTGGACGTTTTGAGTGATAATTAATCATTTTTAAAAATGCCTTAGATGTTTAAGTAATAAAGAAGCCCGTAATTTGATAAGAAATTACGGGCTTTAAAATTATAAAATTCAGCAAGTAACTAACCAATGTCAGTAATAACAGTAATCTTGTTGTGGGAAAAGGTAAAAATGGATTTTCCATTTAGCTGCAAATCCGTTCCCTTTTGTAGGCCAGCGGGTAAGTCGACAGCTAAAATGCCATTGTAACTAATTGAACAAGTAGTTTGATCACCTTCGTGCTGAAAGGTAGTAACAGTTTGTTGCCTGCTTTGAAACAACTGCATAGCCTGCTTAGCTTGTGCTTCAAATGCGGTACGACCATCAAGAACCATATTAACTTCGTTACCGGCTATGTTTTTAAACTGAACCTTGTCATTCAAATCTTTTAGCATACCATCTACATCAAAGCTATTATAGGCATTGATATAACTTTGAATCAAATGTTCCTTTTCTGCTGTCGTCATACCAATATCCTTTTGCGAATTAGACGTGTGTGTCAATTGTAAATCCGGCTTTTTTAAAATCCTGCCAGAAAGCAGGGTAGGATTTCTCTACTACCTGAGCATCTTCAATCTCCACTTGTGGAATTACCAACGCCAGCGGGGCAAAAGCCATAGCCATTCGGTGGTCTTCGTAAGTTTGAATGGTAATATGGTCTGGAATAAATTTCTGACTGCAGTTTAGTTTATAAACCTGGCCTTTTTCAACCAGTTCTACCCCCATTTTAGCCAACTCATTTTGTAAAGCTTTAATGCGGTCAGTTTCTTTAATCTTTAAGGTTTCCAACCCGGTAAACGTAGCTTCATGACCTAAGGCGGCACATACAACAATAAGTGTTTGAGCCAAATCAGGGCATGACTTCAAATCAAATATTTTGCGAACTATTGGTTTAGGCTCTTTTTTCAGGTACACGCCACCATCTTTGAACTGTGAAGTAATGCCAAAGTTGGCCATTAGTTCAGTAATTACGCTATCGCCCTGCAAACTGTAGGAGGTAAGACCTGGTAAAAACAATTCTGCTTCATCGGCCAGTGCTGCTACGGCATACCAATAGGAAGCTGCGCTCCAATCAGGTTCTACCCAAATACTGGTTTCACGAAAATCTTGAGGTGCTATACTAATGATGTTATCTGTCCAGGTATGTTGTATGCCTGCTTGCTGTAACATGCTAAGCGTCATTTCTATATAGGGGCGTGAAGTAAGCTCCCCATCAATATGCAGTTGCAAGCCATTGGCCAAACGGCTGGCAACCAACAATAGGGCTGTTATATATTGGCTACTAATGTCGCCTTTAATGGTAATTTGATTAGTTTGCTGTGTAAAACCACCTTTGATGTGTAAGGGAGGATAGCCTTCTTTCTCAGCATAGGTAATATCAGCACCTAATTGTCGTAAAGCATCTACCAAAATACCTATGGGGCGTTGTTTCATTCGCTCAGTGCCGGTGAGAAGAACTTCTCCCGGTTGCAAAGCAAAGTAAGCTGTTAAAAAACGCATAGCCGTACCCGCCGGACCAATGTTTACTTCGGTTGCTTGTTGCGTATTTTGAGTTATTGTGGATAAAGCTAACGCATTGTTTACAGGTTCTTGATTCTTGATTTTTGACTCTTGATTCTCATTTACAAGCTGGCTTCTTAATATACCGGCCAGTGTTACGGCATCAGCTGCATCCGAAATGTTATCTACTTTAACTTTGCCTTGGCTTAGGGCTTCAATAACCAATGCCCGGTTACATTCGCTTTTGGAGCCGGTAAGTTGAATGGTAGCTTTTACCGTTTTATTCGGACGGCTAACCGTAATGTTTTTTGACATGAGTTATTGATACAAACAATAATAATGTTCTGTAAAATATAAGGAGTTTAAACATCCTTTGTTCGTGTTTGAAATACTCCGAACAAAGGATGTTTAAGATTGATGTTGCTATAGCTAATTACACAATTATGCCCGTATCAAACCTAAGTTTAAGGTTATTTATCTAAAATGGTTCTTGTGTTTTGCAACAACGTAGTGAAAAGTACTAAGCGTGAGTTAAGCTTTCTTTAACTGGAGCACCACCTTGACTTTTATTCATAATTTCAGTTTGCTTGCGGATAGATTCTGCATGGATCAGTTCCAACAACTTCTCGGTAAAGTCAGTACCTAAACCTAAAGCTTTGGCATAGTTGGTACGGTTTTGCAAAATTTCGTCCCAACGGTTTACCTGTAAAATGGTAATGCCATTTTCTTTTTTGTAGTTACCAATCTGTTCTACAATCTGCATACGCTCAGCCATTTTCTGGATAACCAAGTCATCAATTTTGTCAATCTTGCTACGCAGTTCGGCTAATTTATCTTTTATTTCGGTGTTAGCAACTTCAGGCTTGCGCAAGGTTAAACGTTCCATCAGGTCGTTTAATGCAGATGGAGTTACCTGTTGTTTGGCATCGGTCCAAGCTACTGATGGGTCAATGTGCGATTCAATCATTAAGCCTTGCATATCCAAATCCAAAGCTTTTTGAGCTACGTATGAAATCAGGTCACGATTACCTGAAATATGGCTTGGGTCATTAATAATAGGCAACTCAGGTGCATGGGTTTTCAGGTTGATAGCTAAATCCCACATAGGTTCGTTACGGAAAGCCGTTTTTTCGAATGAAGAAAAACCACGGTGAATAGCAGCCAGCTTGGTAATACCTGCATTGTTAATACGTTCCAGTGCTCCAATCCATAAAGATAAATCAGGATTTACCGGGTTTTTAACCATTACCGGAATATCTACACCTTTTAAAGCATCAGCAATTTCCTGAACGGTAAATGGGTTAACGGTTGAGCGGGCACCTACCCAAAAAATATCCACACCAGCTTTCAGCGCTTCTTCGACGTGTTTACCAGTAGCTACTTCAACAGCAGTAGGTAAACCAGTTTCTGCTTTAGCACGTTTTAACCATTCCAGGCCAATACTGCCAATACCTTCAAATTCGCCGGGACGAGTGCGGGGTTTCCAGATGCCAGCACGCAGGGCTGTTACGCGGCCGGTTTTAGCCAGCAGGTGAGCCGTAGCTACTAACTGTTCTTCAGTTTCGGCACTGCAAGGACCGGCAATTAACAAAGGCTCTTTTTTAGTAGTTATCCAAGAGCTTAGGGGCTGTATTTTCAGGTCAAGTTTCATATCGTTATTTTAATTTGGAGGTGTTGGGGGGAAAATTAATTTATAAGTGTTTAATATCTGATTAATGGTTGTTTTGCATTGATTTTTTATCCTTTATAGCTAATGGAGTTATGGATTTACTATTTCTTCCACATACCGTTCATATTCGCCTAGTATGTTGAAGTTTTGAGTGTATTTTAATATTTGGCGGATAGCCCGGTCATATTGTTGAGGTTGTTGCCATTCTACATCTACATAAAAGTTGTATTCGTTGCGGCGGCCCAATACTGGCATAGATTGTATTTTGCTCATATTAATTTCCTGCTCAGCCAGTATATTGAGTACTTGAGCCAGGGAGCCAACTTCATTACTCACCTGAAAGCATAATGAAGCTTTGTTAGCCTTCACCTGACGGGCATTTTCATGGCTGGTAAGCACCAGGAAACGAGTAAAGTTCTTTTTGTTGGATTCAATGCGTCGCTCTTTAACTTCCAGATTGTAAAGTTTGGCAGCCAGCGCATTGGCAATAGCGGCAGTATCGGTTAATTGTTCGTCGTGCACACGTTTGGCGCAGGCTGCGGTGTCATTACTCTCCACTACTTTCAACTGTGGATATTCGTCAATAAAGTCAACGCATTGGCGCAAAGCAATAGGATGCGATATTACGAATTTAATGTCTTCAAACTTTACTCCCGGAAGCGTTAAAAAGTGCAGTTGAATGGGTAGATAAACTTCGCCAACAATAGGGAAGTTATAGCTCATAAGCAGGGAGTAATTAGGCAATATGCTACCGGCAATGTTGTTTTCAATAGCCATTACTACATAATCAGCCTGCTTGTTTTTCAGGGCCTCAAAGGTTTGCTTAAACGAGTTACATTCTATAGTCTGAATGTCAGAACCAAAATACTTGAACGCCGCCTCTTCATGAAAAGAGGCGCGGATGCCTTGTATGGCCACCCTGGGCTTTGCTGTTTCCATAGTGCTGTTAAACGAAAAAAGTCCCGGCTATTGGGCCGGGACTTTTTCGTGTTTTATATGTCTTTGTTATGGCATATCAGTCCCGGCTCTTACTGCTAAAGTAAAAGTAATAGAAACCAAAACCGTATGCGCTGTTAAATTTCATTGTTAAATCGCTGGCGGTAAATCTACGAGTTAAAAGTGTTTTGTCAAGAGAAAAGTTAAAATTATTTAAAGTAGTGGGAAATATTCTTTTTTATAAGTGATTTCTACTCCCGGGAACTTATTAATTAAGCTATAGATGTCAATAACCATTGCAGAAAGCTTTATAACTATGTTATTCTTGAAAATTATATGATATACAGATGTAGTCCGGGTGGTTTTGTTGGCTGAATTACTACCACCCATACTGTGTACTTCAATATTTACAATGTCAGATTTCAGATAAGTAACCATGTTATATGCAATCCCATATTTAAATTCGTTTTTTCCTCGTGATAGCTGTAAGCAAACATTTTTCGATTTTAAATAGTGATTTACAATATTCTGGCAAAACTTAAAAGCAAGATAAATGATTGGTACAAGTAATATGATCGCGTAAGCAGAGAACTGTAATGCAAGCTTTGATATTACCAGTACATAAATAATAAACACTAGAATTAAGCCCCATTGTAACAAGAAAGTACGTGTGCTAAAATAGTACCGAAAATATTGTGTAACAAAATGACTGCTTTCGCCAATACTTACTAGGTGTTTTTCAAAGAGTGTTTCCAAGTTAGCACCAGTATAAAATTTACTTACTATATCGCAAGCGCTTTGTAAATTTGGGGCATGATATTCAAAAACCTGATGATACTGGTTAAGTAAATACAAGCAAAATTTATTGTTAAAGAATAGGCCTACTTTCAAGTATTCGCCAGTCTGATTTTTAACAGTAACAGAGGGGCCGGTGGCTTGTATGTCAGTTAATGATCTTTGCTGGTCCCAAGGGAAATCACGAATGAGTTGCATGGTTTCTTCAAGATAGCGCGATTTTTCTTCACAAAACTCACCTTTCTCAAAGTTCTTGTACTGTAGTTTTGATATCAGCTGAGTCATTTAAACAAATGAGAAGTTTAAGTTATCTTAACATGGTACTTATAGCCTGGCATAATAATTCAAGCTGTCGCACAGCTCTTCTTCAGTACAAATATGGTCAATGCTGCATTCGCCTATTTTACTAAGCAAGGTGCAGTTTATTTTTCCTGCTTCGTTCTTTTTATCGGTCTTCATTAAATCATGCAGTACGGCATGGCATGATTCTTCCAACGGGTATTTGGGGTATAAATTGGTTAGTACCGCAGTAATTTCATCTAATTCACCTTTACTTAAACCGGCTTTTTGATGTGATAACCAAGCTTCGCATACCATGCCAATTACTACAGCTTCGCCGTGCGTTAAATACTGTTCGTCATTATTTAAGGAGTAAGTTTCAATCGCATGACCTATAGTATGGCCAAAGTTCAGGCATTTACGATAACCTTTCTCTAAAGGATCAGTTACAACTACGTTGTTTTTAATAGCAACAGATTGATAAATCAGCTTGGCTTCTGGTAAGCCTAAGTCGTCGCCTTTGCCTTTCAGTTCGTTCCAGTAGCTGGCATCGGCTATCAGGCCATGCTTCAACATTTCGGCATAACCAGAAAGAATTTGGCGGATAGGTAGCGTATGTAAAAAGCTATGCTCAATAAACACCGCTTTGGGCGAAGTGAATGTGCCGATGATATTTTTTAAATTATCAAAATCAATCCCGGTTTTGCCGCCAACAGAAGCATCAACCTGCGAGAGTAGGGTAGTAGGTACTTGCACAAAATCAATTCCACGTTTAAAGGTAGAAGCTGCAAATCCGCCCATATCACCAATTACACCACCACCCAAATTAATTAATAAGCTATGGCGGTCGGCACCAAAATCAATCAGCATTTTCCATATACCGGCACAAAAATCAATGGTTTTGCTTTCTTCACCGGCATTTACCTCAATAATATCATACTGATGGTTTAAGTGTACAAGCTTATCTTGCAGCAAAGGCAAGCAGTGTTTCTCGGTGTGCTCGTCTGTCAAAATAAAAAAGCGGGAGTAATTGCCTTTTTCTACAAAATTAACAAGTTGATTTAACGTGTCAGTAAAATATACAGGGTAATCTATGCTGTTAATTGTATTCATATCTTAAATAACCACAATTTTTTTGGACTGGTATTCTACCGTGTCGCCCTTTTTAACCTTTAAACGTTTGCGATAATCAATTTGGTTGTTGTATTTAACCTTTCCTTCGATTACTGCTATTTGAGCTTCGCCGCCTGTTTGTACCAGCCCGGTAGCTTTAAGTAGCTGTATTAATAAAATATAATCGCCGTTTACTTCAAATTTAATCATGGTTGCCCGCAAAATTAAACTATTCCGTTTATAACTGAGTTATATGCTTATCATTTTCTAATTTTGCTACATGCCCGTAAATGAAAGAAACGCTTCTGCACCTGTCAAAGCAAATTTATCTTTTGAAGATACTGAAATAGCATTCCGCCATGCCTCCAACATTGATTTAAAACGCGCTTATTGGCTTTTTAAAGTAATTAATAATAACTTCTTAGTAAAAATTGGTCCTGGTATAACCAATTTTGCTATGAGACTAGGCTTACCTATTAAAGGTTTAATTAAGGCTACCATATTTAAACAGTTTTGCGGTGGCGAAACTATTGCTGAATGTGATGCGACTATCAAAAACCTGCATTCGGGTGGCGTAGGTACCATTCTAGATTATTCAGTAGAAGGGGAGGACGATGAGCAGGTATTTGACTTCACTCGTGATGAAATTATACGTACGATTGAACGCGCAACTGGTGATCCTGCCATACCCATTACGGTATTTAAAGTGACTGGTGTAGGTCGGTTCGGCTTACTGGAAAAACTGGATGCCGGAACCACTTTAACTGCTGCTGAGCAACAAGAATGGCAAAAAGTACAAGACCGTGTATTAGCTATTTGCGAAAAAGCCTATAAAGCTGGCATTCCGGTTATGATTGATGCTGAAGAAAGCTGGGTTCAGGATACTTTAGATACGCTGGCATTGGATATGATGCAACGCTTTAACCGCGAAAAAGCAATTGTATATAACACTTACCAGATTTACCGTCATGATAAACTGACTTCTTTAAAATCTGATTTTGAAGTAGCGCAAAGCGGTGGATTCTTACTGGGAGCAAAGCTGGTACGTGGCGCCTACATGGAAAAAGAACGTCGCCGGGCTGCCAACCAAGGTTACCCATCGCCTATACAACCTGATAAACTATCAAGTGATCGTGATTATAATGAGAGTTTGCGCTTTTGCGTAGCACATATCGATCGTATCGCTTTGGTAGCTGGCACACACAATGAAGCCAGTTGCCGGTTGCTGGCCGATTTACTTAACCAGTTGAATATACCACACAATCATCCGCACATCTATTTTTCACAATTGTTAGGGATGAGCGATAATTTGAGCTTTAACCTGGCTAATGCAGGTTACAATGTGGTTAAGTATGTGCCTTACGGACCAGTGAAAGCCGTATTGCCATATCTTTTCCGCCGTGCACAAGAAAATACAGCTATTGCTGGTCAGATGAGCCGCGAATTAAGTTTAATTCTGAAAGAGAAAAAGCGCAGAAAAATCTAATTAATACTAAATAATTAACAGCTCGGGATGTTGCACCACCTACATGGTTAAAAGTAGATGGCGCAACATCCCGTTTTTATATCAAGTGTTCGCGTTCAGCAAAAGCCTGAATGGTATCAGGGGCAGTCATCAAAAAAGTTTGAAGGCCCAGTTCCTTAGCCGTAGCCAAGTGTTGTGGGCTATCATCAATAAACAAAGTTTCAACTGAGTTAAGGTTGTTCTCGTTTAAAACTAATTCAAAAATTCCTTTTTCGGGCTTGCGTTTGCCAGTGAAATGAGAATAATACACTTTCTCAAACAAGTGGTTGTTGCTTTCGAAATTGAATTTTTCTTTCAGATACTGCATAATGAAATTGTAATGAATCTCATTGATATTACTTAACAGGAAAGTGCGGTATTTGTCTTTAAGTTTTAGAAGTAACTCATGGTTGCCTTCAGCTATACCTACTAAAATACTGTTCCAAGCAGCATCAATCTGTTCATCGGTTAAATGCGGATTGCCAGCTTTTTCGCGTATGCGACTACGGAATTCAGCAGCTGTGATTTGTCCGCGGTCAAAAGCATCGAAAATAGCATCTTGTTGCCGGTGTCCATAAAAAGTTTCCACATCCGGAATGCCCAATGCCTCCAAGGATTGCTGCACACGAGCAAAATCAATGCTAAAGATTACGTTACCGTAATCGAAAATAATATTTTTAATGTTCAACATATAACTGCAAATATGTAAAATACAGCAAGAAGCATGAAAAATTACAGCGTTCTGTTAAGTAAGGTTTTATTCATCAAATTTCTGATTTACTTATAAGGAATACGTTTTGCTTAGTAATTCGAAAGTTCTTTTTTCCTTAATGGCATCTTGCAAGCACAATTTAATCATGCTATAAATTTGTTTATGATAAACGCCCTTAGCTAGTGTAAGTAAAACCTTAAATTGAGCTATTTCAAGTTGCTCAATGGTTAATAGATGGTTAATTATTATGTAATCTAATTGATAGGTGTTTAATTCACCAACATTGCTAAATAAATAATCCCTAACGTTGAGCGAACCCAGCAAAGGCTTTGGTCTGAAATTGCTTTCATATTTTAGGTATTTAAAAATAAAATCTATTCGCAGCAACTGTGCATCTAAGTGTAAGCCTGTGCTTAAAATAGCTTGCTTCAAACCTTGATAAGATGCTCTTTTTACCAGTTCTGGAATAAGACGTACTAAATGAGTCTTCATGTTATATACGTCTGATAAGCTACTTACAAATAGTGCATTTATCTCTGTTTTAGATAGTATAGGGCGCTCAGTAGAGTGAGTGCTTGGAGGGAGTGGCTGATTTTCCATGGGTAGATTGGGTAGTTAAACACAAGAATAACGAGGAAGATTTATTATAGTAGTGTGTAATGAAATAGCTAAGATAACTTTCAGTATAGTATACTTTTTTTATACCAAATTGTAACATAAGCTTCACCTGTTTGTTCTTATATTACATATCAAAAAGTTGTAATATCCTGTTTGTTTTGTTCCGTAAAGTTGTACCATAGCGTTTGTGCAGTTGTTGTAGAGAGTTAATTTATTATAGCAATAAACAACAAATATTGAATTTATAATTATATTTATAGTTAAAAAAAAGATAAAGCTATTCGTTTCGTTACCCTATCATTTTTAAATACATTTTTCAATCTTATTTTATAATGAAAGCGGATGACATAGAACCTGTAAAATTAGAAAGCAAACGTAGTTTAATGGTAAAGCATGTTTTACTGCGGCATTTGAACACAGCTTACTTTTGTAAAATACACATAGCAGCCTTTTTATTACAGAT
This region includes:
- a CDS encoding ABC transporter substrate-binding protein — its product is MTSAPNHRLPLSGSKKLLWLLALTVVGACSPKVRSVGTNRPMPQPHTVPPAPTQKQPDVPTTANKPAPKPANGKTSSIALLMPFDLDKLNSARGYSKAELREANIAIDYYQGFRLALDSLTSQGYNYRLQVFDTKDNPAAAHSLSVNPAIRNSNLIVGPVFPESIKAFEGNPLAIRKTIVSPLAPTSPAEFNNPNLVTITPPLEYHAAHTAQYISNRVRPKKVFILKSGFSEDNKYTVPFQHSLDSLSRYKIKVVSFNVTRGNLSALVPQLDKANDNIFIVPAVNQGFLVVTLRSLDTLSKHYPVSVFGHPNWEKFTFLRAEVLQRIKAHITVADRVNYHSSATVNFIKAYRKNFNSEPTAYAYKGFDEGLYFGELLAQETNELSRLDRHDYKALHNNFHFVKKPGQGWVNTHVNLLKYVNFELKQVE
- a CDS encoding RsmB/NOP family class I SAM-dependent RNA methyltransferase yields the protein MKALNQLKTFQRILQEYPANTPLSKFLPGFYRQNKQMGSTDRKVASRLIYNYFRLGKALLEIPDEERLIVAEFLCSTQVNSFLQHFKPEWAACIGFDLNDKLAMVKGAYPAFELADVFPWLDQLSTGIDQDTFLKSFFVQPDLFIRVRKGQEQLVKAQLNQAKVPFKDEGNNCLCLPNGTKLESLLPNQHSYEVQDYSSQQTAQYFKPQQWESWWDACAASGGKSLLLHELQPDLKLVVSDIRESILANLDERFRQAGLNRYQKKILDLTQNPDFIMHDYAFDGIILDAPCTGSGTWGRTPELITQFNDHRIEFFQRLQQSIARNVVKYLKPGKPLIYITCSCFKAENEEAVDFLVNELGLELEDTQVLKGYERRADTMFVARLIRK
- a CDS encoding tetratricopeptide repeat protein, with translation MSFNWKHQIITILLLLSACGTFAQSAEGVYDKYVDFNLARFEGRTKDAFKLAADINGHTEDLPDKSRIAFYNSLAKLYEDDDQFDKALPLYEKVAVAVPDYYVAHRALGYLYVRKADVAFGNFPAYKQWVEKALPHLEKAQACDPSDETLILIKSLYLKTKNTTPLTTLDTRLKQLSKSCLDVLSDN
- the guaA gene encoding glutamine-hydrolyzing GMP synthase; the encoded protein is MPEKILILDFGSQFTQLIARRVRELNIYCEIHPYNHFPEVDSTVKGIILSGSPYSVRQEDAPQFDFKPYHKQLPILGVCYGAQYLAQHNGGEVQPSSTREYGRANLQYINEASPLFKEVPSSSQVWMSHGDTITNITDNFEIIASTDTVKVAAYQIKGSQTYGIQFHPEVTHSLDGKQLLQNFLVDICGCHQEWTSESFIETTIAGLKEKLGDDKVVLGLSGGVDSSVAAVLLHQAIGKNLYCIFVDNGLLRKDEFESVLDSYKHMGLNVRGIDAKQRFYDALAGLTDPEKKRKAIGRVFIEVFDDAAHEVQDVKWLGQGTIYPDVIESVSVKGPSATIKSHHNVGGLPDFMKLKVVEPLNTLFKDEVRRVGRTLGIDDNILGRHPFPGPGLAIRILGEVTPEKVAILQQADAIYINNLRQGGVYDKVWQAGAIYLPVQSVGVMGDERTYENVVCLRAVESLDGMTADWCHLPYELLAKISNEIINNVKGINRVVYDISSKPPATIEWE
- a CDS encoding nuclear transport factor 2 family protein codes for the protein MTTAEKEHLIQSYINAYNSFDVDGMLKDLNDKVQFKNIAGNEVNMVLDGRTAFEAQAKQAMQLFQSRQQTVTTFQHEGDQTTCSISYNGILAVDLPAGLQKGTDLQLNGKSIFTFSHNKITVITDIG